In Drosophila bipectinata strain 14024-0381.07 chromosome 2R, DbipHiC1v2, whole genome shotgun sequence, one genomic interval encodes:
- the ZnT49B gene encoding proton-coupled zinc antiporter SLC30A9, mitochondrial, whose amino-acid sequence MLMRGVQVLQRRHQQIGRALSQYSSSVRQDSLHAWKRHDGDTFKAQLWKRPGGCYPIRCSSEGSDDKNKNVELASTQQLAQTKEVPTIKQTKNFEVKTTKGILTISTTIEDSKINEIVFEKSDLPPVAKLKEPSLPSAVAAKASATDSKPSILPPLPGVKSPEQSSGAPIAALPVLSPSTEVPPTTPTPSPKRPRFDYRASLERNFITPNRAISDFLLTAGDLESLPKIKRRSPYEQEPPMTVYWRRDVEAKAVAVWGSKESILRERLKREVERKQHQQNLFTVKRRLRDYRREIGVRNLVFENENDPAKSGQVVATAIAINAANLLFKAGGWMYSGSHSMFAEVIHSLADLLNQLILAFGIYKSAQSPDTDHPYGYMNMRYVSSLISGVGIFCLGCGLSIYHGIEGIVHPEPVADLFWVYCILMGSLVSEGATLIVAINELSRSAKLNNESFKDYVLSGKDPCVNVVLCEDAAAVAGVIVAGTCMGLSSYTGSPLFDAAGSLIIGGLLGAVASFIIYTNANALVGISISSARLEKINAALEADVMIRAIYDVKGIDIGNARVRYKAELDFDGRELTRSYLDKQDLAKLLNTVRSFEKVEDLECFLLDHGENIVDLMGGEIDRIEMNLRTQFPEIRHVDLEIL is encoded by the exons ATGCTGATGCGCGGCGTGCAGGTCCTGCAACGTAGACACCAGCAGATTGGAAGGGCTTTGAGTCAATATTCATCATCCGTGCGACAGGACTCTTTACATGCTTGGAAACGTCATGACGGAGACACCTTTAAGGCACAGCTGTGGAAGCGGCCTGGCGGGTGCTATCCAATTCGCTGCAGCTCGGAGGGCAGTGACGACAAGAACAAGAATGTGGAGCTCGCCAGCACCCAACAGTTAGCCCAAACGAAAGAGGTTCCAACTATCAAGCAGACTAAAAATTTTGAAGTGAAGACCACCAAAGGCATCCTGACCATAAGTACAACCATCGAGGACTCGAAAATTAATGAGATTGTGTTTGAGAAATCTGACCTGCCGCCAGTTGCAAAACTAAAGGAACCATCTTTGCCATCGGCGGTTGCCGCCAAGGCATCGGCTACCGATTCAAAGCCATCAATTCTGCCTCCTTTACCCGGAGTAAAATCTCCGGAACAGAGCAGTGGTGCTCCTATTGCAGCACTACCTGTCCTGTCACCTTCTACAGAGGTACCACCGACCACACCGACACCATCTCCGAAGCGACCGCGTTTCGATTATCGAGCTTCCTTGGAACGCAACTTTATAACACCCAATCGAGCCATTAGCGACTTTTTGTTGACCGCTGGGGATCTCGAATCTCTGCCCAAGATAAAGCGACGATCACCCTATGAACAGGAGCCTCCGATGACCGTTTACTGGCGGCGTGATGTGGAAGCTAAAGCCGTTGCTGTTTGGGGTTCCAAGGAAAGTATATTGCGAGAGCGGCTCAAGAGAGAAGTAGAACGCAAGCAACACCAACAGA ATCTGTTTACGGTTAAACGACGATTGCGTGACTATCGCAGGGAGATTGGTGTCCGTAACTTGGTgtttgaaaacgaaaacgatcCCGCAAAGTCAGGTCAAGTTGTGGCCACTGCCATTGCCAT caaTGCAGCCAATTTGCTTTTCAAGGCAGGTGGCTGGATGTACAGCGGATCACACAGCATGTTTGCAGAAGTTATACACTCATTGGCCGATCTGCTTAATCAGCTCATTCTGGCCTTTGGCATCTACAAATCAGCCCAGAGTCCCGACACTGATCATCCATATGGATATATGAATATGCGCTATGTCTCATCCTTGATCTCTGGTGTTGgcattttttgtttgggcTGTGGACTGTCTATCTACCATGGAATCGAGGGAATTGTTCATCCTGAACCGGTCGCTGATCTATTTTGGGTGTATTGTATTTTAATGGGTTCTCTAGTTTCTGAGGGAGCTACCTTAATAGTGGCTATCAACGAACTTAGCCGATCGGCTAAGCTAAATAATGAGAGCTTTAAGGATTATG ttcTTTCTGGAAAGGATCCCTGTGTAAATGTGGTGCTGTGTGAAGATGCTGCCGCCGTGGCAGGCGTAATTGTTGCTGGAACGTGCATGGGCCTGAGTAGCTACACCGGCTCCCCCCTATTTGATGCCGCGGGATCGCTGATCATTGGAGGTCTTCTGGGTGCCGTAGCATCGTTCATCATCTACACAAATGCTAATGCCCTAGTGGGAATCTCCATATCCTCTGCGCGGCTGGAGAAGATCAACGCTGCCTTGGAGGCTGATGTGATGATTAGAGCGATTTACGATGTCAAGGGTATCGACATTGGCAACGCCCGCGTTCGCTATAAG GCTGAGCTTGACTTTGATGGTCGTGAGCTTACTCGTTCGTACCTGGACAAACAGGATCTGGCGAAACTGCTTAAT ACGGTTCGCAGCTTTGAGAAGGTCGAGGATCTAGAATGCTTTTTACTTGACCATGGCGAAAACATTGTGGACCTGATGGGCGGTGAAATAGATCGAATTGAGATGAATCTGCGG ACACAATTTCCGGAAATTAGGCATGTGGATCTGGAAATACTGTAA
- the LOC108131476 gene encoding methylglutaconyl-CoA hydratase, mitochondrial — protein MSILLQGVAKFTRHITRPLVSSRHFALEAPFGDGDEVLVERLEGPRKGISVIGLNRPAAKNSFSRGMVETFTDVLEEIKRDNGSRVVVLRSLTPGIFCAGADLKERKDMTPEEATEFVKTLRSLLISIEQLPMPVIAALDGAALGGGLEMALACDIRTAASNTKMGLVETRLAIIPGAGGTQRLPRILSPALAKELIFTARVFDGTEAKELGLVNHVVQQNETKDAAYQQALKLAEEILPNGPVGVRMAKLAIDKGMQVDLTTGYSIEEICYSQVIPTKDRLEGLAAFAEKRKPVYKGE, from the exons ATGTCTATTTTACTGCAGGGCGTTGCGAAATTCACGCGTCACATCACCCGTCCTCTCGTATCGTCTAGACATTTTGCCCTGGAAGCTCCATTTGGCGATGGAGATGAGGTTCTGGTGGAGCGTTTGGAGGGACCCCGGAAGGGAATCTCTGTGATTGGCCTTAATAGGCCGGCAGCTAAGAACTCCTTCAGTCGTGGCATGGTGGAGACCTTTACTGACGTCCTGGAGGAGATCAAGAGGGACAATGGATCAAGGGTTGTGGTTCTACGGAGCCTCACCCCCGGCATTTTCTGTGCCGGTGCGGATTTGAAGGAACGCAAAG ACATGACCCCTGAGGAGGCCACCGAGTTTGTAAAGACCCTGCGGTCTCTGCTCATCAGCATTGAGCAACTGCCCATGCCCGTGATTGCCGCCCTGGACGGCGCTGCTTTGGGCGGAGGCCTAGAAATGGCCCTGGCCTGTGATATTAGAACAGCAGCATCGAACACGAAAATGGGTCTGGTGGAAACGAGGTTGGCCATCATACCTGGAGCCGGTGGTACCCAGCGTCTTCCCCGCATCTTATCGCCCGCGTTAGCCAAGGAGCTCATCTTTACGGCACGGGTCTTTGACGGAACAGAGGCCAAGGAACTGGGCTTAGTCAACCATGTAGTACAACAAAACGAAACCAAAGACGCCGCCTACCAACAGGCTCTGAAATTGGCCGAGGAAATCCTCCCCAACGGACCAGTTGGTGTGCGCATGGCCAAGTTGGCCATTGACAAGGGCATGCAGGTGGATCTGACCACCGGCTACTCCATTGAGGAGATCTGTTACTCGCAGGTGATACCCACCAAGGATCGCCTTGAGGGTTTAGCGGCCTTTGCCGAGAAGCGAAAGCCCGTTTACAAAGGAGAATAG